The following are from one region of the Wenzhouxiangella sp. XN201 genome:
- a CDS encoding SDR family oxidoreductase encodes MSKNILITGASSGLGEGMAREFAAAGHNLALCARRVERLKTLRKELMAQHDVRVELRDLDVNDHDRVFEVFRDFTAVLGSLDRVIVNAGVGDGRRIGTGHFEHNRRVMETNLVAALAQCEAAVEIFRAQGRGHLVLVSSMSAVRGLPRSMTAYAASKAGLSHLAEGIRAELMNTPIKVTTLLPGFIRTELNEDADKMPFEVDAQTGSRAMVRAIEAEKTTACVPAWPWRPIGWLLKILPLRMIARYG; translated from the coding sequence TTGAGCAAGAACATCCTGATTACCGGGGCGAGTTCCGGGCTGGGCGAAGGCATGGCGCGCGAGTTCGCCGCGGCCGGCCACAACCTGGCCCTGTGCGCCCGTCGCGTGGAACGGCTCAAAACCCTGCGCAAGGAACTGATGGCGCAGCACGACGTCCGGGTAGAGTTGCGCGATCTGGACGTGAACGATCACGATCGGGTGTTCGAGGTGTTCCGTGATTTTACCGCTGTACTCGGTTCGCTAGACCGGGTCATCGTCAATGCCGGCGTTGGCGACGGGCGGCGTATCGGCACCGGACACTTCGAGCACAATCGCCGCGTGATGGAGACCAACCTGGTCGCCGCCCTGGCCCAGTGCGAAGCGGCCGTCGAAATCTTCCGCGCGCAGGGTCGCGGGCACCTGGTGTTGGTCTCCTCGATGAGCGCGGTGCGCGGTCTGCCGCGTTCGATGACCGCCTATGCCGCCAGCAAGGCCGGCCTGTCGCACCTGGCCGAGGGGATCCGCGCCGAGCTGATGAACACCCCGATCAAGGTCACCACCCTGCTGCCGGGTTTCATTCGAACCGAGCTCAATGAAGACGCCGACAAGATGCCTTTCGAAGTCGACGCCCAAACCGGCAGCCGCGCCATGGTGCGGGCGATCGAGGCCGAAAAGACCACGGCCTGCGTACCGGCCTGGCCCTGGCGGCCGATTGGCTGGCTGCTCAAGATTCTGCCCCTGCGGATGATTGCGCGCTACGGTTAA
- a CDS encoding THUMP domain-containing protein — MPTRSDLKPLLSLSVSGEVSTKSAQTRRRFHRQLRGNLGAALRQHGYEPRIVDRRDRIDITEVPAEAAPVLTRVFGVQAVRVAHSMGWSSLDELVETGVKLFAGEVESRRFAVRPRRVGNSGQPRGFNTDLARRLGARLVECGGQVDLDDPEVAVHVEIRRHDAVLFANPLPGPGGLPLGTEGRALTLISGGFDSVVAAWQMLLRGLDMDFVLFDLAGPEQVSGVQRVLGELDRHWLAGSRARLFVVDFRPIVAELRNKVGGQYWQVLLKRLMMRAAEPLARRTGAGALITGEALGQVSSQTLANLGAITAHTDMPVLRPLVGFNKNEIMDRARAIGTFEASAGNAEFCALDGGRPVTSGRARDLDRLEGSLDLTLLDRLVEEARVIERSEFGRIEPDEVSLERVPEGMAVIDLREEQAHADWHWPGAIQLDFDRACRFAGALPKDRDYLLVCEFGLKSAWLAETMRREGFRAWSFRGGIRRLEAHARAVGVDEASASPAA, encoded by the coding sequence ATGCCCACCCGGTCCGACCTCAAGCCGCTCCTGTCCCTGAGCGTCTCCGGCGAGGTGTCGACCAAGTCGGCGCAGACTCGCCGGCGCTTTCACCGCCAGCTGCGCGGCAATCTCGGAGCGGCGCTCAGGCAACACGGCTACGAGCCCCGGATCGTCGACCGCCGCGATCGCATCGACATCACCGAGGTGCCGGCCGAAGCGGCGCCCGTGCTGACGCGCGTGTTCGGCGTGCAGGCGGTGCGCGTGGCCCATTCCATGGGCTGGTCTTCGCTCGACGAGCTTGTCGAGACAGGCGTCAAGCTGTTTGCCGGCGAAGTTGAGAGTCGGCGCTTCGCCGTGCGTCCGCGGCGCGTCGGCAATTCCGGCCAGCCGCGCGGCTTCAACACCGATCTGGCCCGTCGCCTGGGCGCGCGACTGGTCGAGTGCGGCGGACAGGTCGACCTGGACGACCCGGAAGTGGCGGTGCACGTCGAGATTCGACGCCATGACGCGGTGCTGTTTGCCAACCCCCTGCCCGGTCCCGGTGGCCTGCCGCTGGGCACCGAAGGCCGGGCCCTGACGCTGATTTCCGGCGGCTTCGATTCGGTCGTGGCCGCCTGGCAGATGTTGCTTCGGGGCCTGGACATGGACTTCGTGCTGTTCGACCTGGCCGGGCCGGAGCAGGTCAGCGGCGTACAGCGCGTGCTGGGCGAACTCGACCGACACTGGCTGGCCGGATCGCGCGCGCGACTGTTCGTGGTCGATTTTCGCCCGATCGTGGCCGAGTTGCGAAACAAGGTCGGCGGACAGTACTGGCAGGTACTGCTCAAGCGCCTGATGATGCGCGCGGCCGAACCGCTGGCCCGACGCACCGGTGCCGGCGCACTGATCACGGGCGAGGCCCTGGGCCAGGTTTCCTCGCAGACCCTGGCCAATCTCGGCGCGATCACTGCCCACACCGACATGCCCGTGCTGCGGCCGCTGGTGGGGTTCAACAAGAACGAGATCATGGATCGTGCCCGCGCCATCGGTACCTTCGAGGCCAGTGCCGGCAACGCCGAGTTCTGCGCGCTCGACGGCGGCCGGCCGGTGACCAGCGGACGGGCGCGCGATCTCGACCGACTTGAAGGCTCGCTCGATCTGACCCTGCTCGACCGACTGGTCGAGGAAGCACGGGTGATCGAACGATCCGAATTCGGCCGCATCGAGCCCGACGAGGTATCGCTCGAGCGGGTCCCCGAGGGCATGGCCGTGATCGACCTGCGCGAGGAGCAGGCCCACGCCGACTGGCACTGGCCCGGGGCCATCCAGCTCGACTTCGATCGTGCCTGCCGATTTGCCGGCGCCCTGCCGAAGGATCGCGATTACCTGCTGGTGTGCGAATTCGGCCTCAAGAGCGCCTGGCTGGCCGAGACCATGCGACGTGAAGGCTTCCGCGCCTGGAGCTTCCGCGGCGGCATTCGCCGTCTCGAAGCCCACGCGCGCGCCGTGGGTGTGGACGAAGCGAGTGCCTCGCCGGCCGCTTAA
- a CDS encoding diguanylate cyclase translates to MSNATEAQGDRALSKSAWWLRMAALGLGWILLWRVSALMEYAPHASIWFPPAGLTLAALLVLGRSVVPVLVVSCIVVSLWAGRIYTMEETAWELLPSAILFAVSHIGAYGLGAWVLIRLVLRSREISVPSQIIAFLITGSLSALLAALFGVQALIFGGMIGAEESAGLWLPWWIGDMAATIALAPLFIGLLEQVFPRPKRWFVLLALPSPSISRQSWILKTSVLLSLLVAVMVLTAAVSERGELLAFSVFFLIIPQMWITYTEGALRVATSLAAFSTLIAICVGVFGLMEQAMVYQFAITVIAASTYFGLSVPVLMEQNRQLRQLADVDELTGVINRRYFFERAHRELADARRSGEPATLVIFDIDRFKQINDDLGHLVGDAVLVEAADRVGHHMRRGDLFGRFGGDEFMLLMSGCDAQQAAERCEQLRRTFHDISFNDHAETFSATFSVVEIGPTESVTQAFDRADAALLAAKRAGRDRVAGPTTEGAT, encoded by the coding sequence ATGTCGAATGCCACCGAGGCACAAGGCGACCGCGCGCTCAGCAAAAGCGCGTGGTGGCTGCGTATGGCCGCACTCGGCCTGGGCTGGATTCTGCTGTGGCGTGTGTCCGCGCTCATGGAGTACGCGCCGCATGCCAGCATCTGGTTTCCGCCAGCCGGTCTGACGCTGGCGGCGCTGCTGGTGCTCGGCCGTAGCGTGGTGCCAGTGCTGGTGGTGAGCTGCATCGTAGTCAGTCTCTGGGCCGGTCGTATCTACACGATGGAGGAAACGGCCTGGGAGCTCCTGCCCTCGGCCATCCTGTTCGCAGTTTCCCATATCGGCGCCTACGGGCTGGGCGCCTGGGTGCTGATCCGCCTGGTGCTGCGCTCACGCGAGATCAGCGTGCCGTCCCAGATCATCGCCTTTCTGATCACCGGGTCGCTTTCCGCCCTGCTGGCCGCGCTGTTCGGGGTTCAGGCGCTTATTTTCGGCGGCATGATCGGTGCCGAAGAAAGCGCCGGGCTGTGGTTGCCCTGGTGGATCGGCGACATGGCCGCGACGATCGCGCTGGCACCGCTTTTCATCGGCCTGCTGGAACAGGTCTTCCCCCGGCCCAAGCGCTGGTTCGTCCTGCTGGCCCTGCCCTCGCCGTCCATTTCGCGGCAATCCTGGATTCTGAAAACATCGGTACTGCTGTCGCTGCTGGTCGCCGTCATGGTGCTTACGGCCGCCGTCTCCGAGCGTGGCGAGCTGCTGGCCTTTTCGGTTTTCTTCCTGATCATCCCGCAGATGTGGATCACCTACACCGAGGGGGCGCTGCGCGTGGCGACAAGCCTGGCTGCCTTCAGTACCCTGATCGCGATATGCGTCGGAGTGTTCGGCCTGATGGAACAGGCCATGGTGTACCAGTTCGCCATCACGGTGATTGCCGCCAGTACTTATTTCGGTCTGTCGGTGCCGGTCCTGATGGAGCAGAACCGTCAACTGCGCCAGCTGGCCGATGTCGATGAACTCACCGGCGTGATTAATCGACGCTATTTCTTTGAACGTGCCCACCGCGAGCTGGCCGATGCCCGACGATCGGGAGAGCCCGCGACGCTGGTCATCTTCGACATCGACCGTTTCAAGCAGATCAACGACGACCTGGGGCACCTGGTTGGCGACGCCGTGCTCGTGGAAGCGGCCGATCGTGTGGGTCACCATATGCGGCGCGGCGATCTGTTTGGTCGTTTCGGCGGCGATGAGTTCATGCTGCTGATGAGTGGCTGCGATGCCCAGCAGGCGGCCGAGCGCTGTGAGCAGCTACGGCGAACGTTCCATGACATCTCTTTCAATGATCACGCCGAGACCTTTTCGGCCACGTTCAGCGTCGTCGAGATCGGTCCGACCGAATCGGTCACCCAGGCCTTCGATCGAGCGGATGCCGCGCTGCTCGCGGCCAAGCGCGCCGGTCGCGATCGTGTGGCCGGTCCGACGACCGAGGGAGCAACTTGA
- a CDS encoding M24 family metallopeptidase, giving the protein MTGKSTLLSALVPTAGLALSLFATGLPAAEQGRVIESAERAVLSSRDRIEPENAMLTDRLENLLPRLMDEAGIDMWLVLNREYAEDPVYFTLVPQPSFAARRTTMLVFHRNEDGGLDRLTVNRYPLGEPYESAWEGGSLDEQWQALGELVAERDPERIGINVSDTWPEADGLTHGLHRKLIAALPDELEDRLVPAEELVVRWLETRSERELAVYPHVVSIARGVIAEAFSGRVITPGVTHTDDVAWFIRQRFEELGLDPWFMPYVNIQRPGGECAEDTPFCGTSGTIQPGDVLHTDVGICYLKLCTDTQEMGYVLKPGEAEVPEGLVDALAAGNRWQDGLTDEFVTGRSGNEILATAQEAMADAPWSFNIYTHPIGYVGHGPGPTIGMWDLPAEVADTGDWPLHANTVYAIEGSIKTAVPEWDDQLVNIKLEQTAVFDGERVIYLAGRQTEWHRIR; this is encoded by the coding sequence ATGACAGGTAAATCAACGCTGCTGTCGGCGCTCGTGCCGACCGCGGGGCTCGCGCTATCGCTATTCGCCACCGGCTTGCCCGCGGCCGAGCAGGGCCGCGTGATCGAATCCGCCGAGCGCGCCGTGCTCAGTTCGCGCGATCGCATCGAGCCGGAAAATGCCATGCTGACCGACCGGCTCGAAAACCTGCTGCCGCGCCTGATGGACGAGGCCGGTATCGACATGTGGCTGGTACTCAACCGCGAATATGCCGAGGATCCGGTCTACTTCACCCTGGTACCGCAGCCGAGCTTTGCCGCCCGGCGCACCACCATGCTGGTCTTTCATCGGAACGAAGACGGCGGGCTCGATCGCCTGACCGTCAATCGCTATCCGCTGGGCGAACCCTACGAATCGGCCTGGGAAGGGGGTTCGCTGGACGAACAGTGGCAGGCCCTGGGCGAGCTGGTTGCAGAGCGCGACCCGGAGCGCATCGGCATCAACGTATCCGACACCTGGCCGGAAGCCGACGGCCTGACCCACGGCCTGCATCGCAAGCTGATCGCCGCTTTACCGGATGAACTCGAAGACCGCCTGGTGCCGGCCGAGGAACTGGTGGTGCGCTGGCTCGAAACGCGCAGCGAGCGCGAGCTGGCCGTCTACCCGCACGTGGTCTCGATTGCCCGTGGCGTGATTGCCGAAGCCTTTTCGGGTCGCGTGATCACGCCCGGCGTGACGCATACCGATGATGTCGCCTGGTTCATCCGCCAGCGCTTCGAAGAGCTGGGGCTCGATCCCTGGTTCATGCCCTACGTCAATATCCAGCGTCCGGGTGGCGAGTGCGCGGAAGACACGCCGTTCTGCGGCACGTCCGGGACCATTCAGCCCGGCGATGTGCTGCATACCGACGTTGGCATCTGCTACCTGAAGCTGTGTACCGACACCCAGGAAATGGGTTACGTCCTGAAACCCGGCGAGGCCGAGGTGCCCGAAGGCCTGGTCGACGCGCTGGCGGCGGGCAACCGCTGGCAGGACGGCCTGACCGACGAGTTCGTCACCGGGCGCAGCGGCAACGAGATTCTCGCGACCGCCCAGGAAGCCATGGCCGACGCTCCCTGGTCGTTCAACATCTATACCCACCCGATCGGTTACGTCGGCCACGGTCCGGGGCCGACCATCGGCATGTGGGACCTGCCCGCCGAGGTCGCAGACACCGGCGACTGGCCGCTGCACGCCAATACCGTCTACGCCATCGAGGGCAGCATCAAGACAGCCGTGCCGGAATGGGACGACCAGCTCGTCAACATCAAGCTCGAGCAGACGGCCGTGTTCGACGGCGAGCGCGTGATCTATCTGGCCGGCCGCCAGACCGAGTGGCACCGGATTCGGTAG
- a CDS encoding ChaB family protein encodes MPYARNDDLPDSVTDNLPQGAQTIYRKAFNSAWKQYAGKSDREGIAHRVAWSAVKESYEKNDDGNWVRKND; translated from the coding sequence ATGCCGTACGCACGCAACGACGACCTGCCCGATTCGGTGACCGACAATCTTCCGCAGGGTGCTCAGACGATTTATCGCAAAGCGTTCAACTCGGCCTGGAAACAGTATGCCGGCAAGTCCGATCGCGAGGGTATCGCCCACCGCGTGGCCTGGTCGGCGGTCAAGGAGTCGTACGAAAAGAACGATGACGGTAATTGGGTCCGGAAGAACGACTGA
- a CDS encoding DUF2784 domain-containing protein, translated as MNRAFFESLPFPGLLADVVLVIHALFVAFVIGGQLAVLIGWVRGWDWVRNLWFRGIHLVLIVYIVVQTWLGKLCPLTVWEGELRRAAGQTYHDQGFIGYWLGELLYLDLPWWVFIVVYTAFGTLVTFSWVHFPPRWRRKNR; from the coding sequence ATGAATCGGGCGTTTTTCGAAAGCCTTCCATTCCCCGGCCTGCTGGCCGACGTGGTGCTGGTCATCCACGCGCTGTTCGTGGCCTTTGTCATCGGCGGGCAGCTGGCCGTGCTGATCGGCTGGGTGCGTGGCTGGGACTGGGTGCGCAACCTGTGGTTTCGGGGCATCCACCTGGTGCTCATCGTCTACATCGTTGTCCAGACCTGGCTCGGAAAGCTTTGTCCGCTAACCGTCTGGGAGGGGGAGTTGCGGCGGGCGGCCGGGCAGACCTATCACGACCAGGGCTTTATCGGCTACTGGCTGGGCGAGTTGCTGTATCTCGACCTGCCCTGGTGGGTGTTTATCGTGGTCTATACGGCCTTCGGCACGCTGGTGACGTTCAGCTGGGTGCATTTCCCGCCGCGCTGGCGCCGGAAGAATCGGTGA